In one window of Henckelia pumila isolate YLH828 chromosome 1, ASM3356847v2, whole genome shotgun sequence DNA:
- the LOC140876299 gene encoding uncharacterized protein isoform X3 — protein MQPCGWADTPGVATSLLNFSNVFSGNFRTMEEGAYTIIWFKGCENGRIGDLLACVCLWTCPNSSSCLCYSLPYDITVVNSVVSILQNYHKVFRI, from the exons ATGCAACCCTGTGGCTGGGCAGATACACCTGGAGTTGCCACGAGCTTGCTTAATTTCTCAAACGT GTTCTCGGGAAACTTCAGAACAATGGAGGAAGGTGCATATACGATAATCTG GTTCAAAGGTTGTGAAAATGGGCGTATTGGGGATCTATTGGCTTGTGTTTGCCTTTGGACTTGCCCAAACTCTTCCTCATGCTTGTGTT ATTCTTTGCCTTATGACATTACCGTGGTGAATTCAGTAGTAAGCATTTTGCAAAACTACCAcaag GTCTTTAGGATCTGA
- the LOC140876299 gene encoding uncharacterized protein isoform X1 codes for MQPCGWADTPGVATSLLNFSNVFSGNFRTMEEGAYTIIWFKGCENGRIGDLLACVCLWTCPNSSSCLCYSLPYDITVVNSVVSILQNYHKDEMQIFKAKLSHEQGFFFCHKRYVFCVPPDYTSFDSFVYSFQVLTS; via the exons ATGCAACCCTGTGGCTGGGCAGATACACCTGGAGTTGCCACGAGCTTGCTTAATTTCTCAAACGT GTTCTCGGGAAACTTCAGAACAATGGAGGAAGGTGCATATACGATAATCTG GTTCAAAGGTTGTGAAAATGGGCGTATTGGGGATCTATTGGCTTGTGTTTGCCTTTGGACTTGCCCAAACTCTTCCTCATGCTTGTGTT ATTCTTTGCCTTATGACATTACCGTGGTGAATTCAGTAGTAAGCATTTTGCAAAACTACCAcaag GATGAGATGCAGATTTTCAAGGCAAAACTTTCACATGAGCAAGGCTTTTTTTTTTGTCACAAGCGTTATGTTTTTTGTGTCCCACCTGATTACACGAGCTTCGATTCCTTTGTGTACTCGTTTCAAGTTCTAACATCATAa
- the LOC140876299 gene encoding uncharacterized protein isoform X4 has translation MQPCGWADTPGVATSLLNFSNVFSGNFRTMEEGAYTIIWLALQPKEKLVSGSKVVKMGVLGIYWLVFAFGLAQTLPHACVILCLMTLPW, from the exons ATGCAACCCTGTGGCTGGGCAGATACACCTGGAGTTGCCACGAGCTTGCTTAATTTCTCAAACGT GTTCTCGGGAAACTTCAGAACAATGGAGGAAGGTGCATATACGATAATCTGGTTAGCATTACAGCCAAAAGAGAAGCTTGTATCTG GTTCAAAGGTTGTGAAAATGGGCGTATTGGGGATCTATTGGCTTGTGTTTGCCTTTGGACTTGCCCAAACTCTTCCTCATGCTTGTGTT ATTCTTTGCCTTATGACATTACCGTGGTGA